One genomic region from Gossypium hirsutum isolate 1008001.06 chromosome D13, Gossypium_hirsutum_v2.1, whole genome shotgun sequence encodes:
- the LOC107918980 gene encoding gibberellin 2-beta-dioxygenase 6 isoform X2 — MVHSDSDPPLLNHYGTLLCHSTQWDEPQTRVTMEECQLPLINLCDLGSDDEMVRRACAAAICKASSEWGFFQVVNHGISSQLVDKMRCEQVKLFRAPFETKATSGLLNNSYRWGSPRATCPNQFSWSEAFHVPLTKVSNEACYGDFKSLREVMTCFAAAMSELSRLLAGILTENLGNWKQASISNICDETTCFLRLNHYPACPISPEIFGLVPHTDSDFLTILCQDQVGGLQLMKDSKWVTVKPNKDALIVNIGDLFQAWSNDVYKSVEHKGIQRTSSRRCQKNRVQGWPSQVST; from the exons ATGGTTCATTCAGATTCAGACCCACCTCTCCTTAACCATTATGGTACACTTTTATGCCACTCCACTCAATGGGATGAACCTCAAACCCGAGTTACCATGGAAGAATGCCAGCTTCCATTGATTAACTTGTGTGATTTAGGCAGTGACGACGAAATGGTTCGCCGAGCTTGTGCTGCCGCCATTTGCAAAGCATCATCGGAATGGGGCTTTTTCCAAGTGGTGAACCATGGCATTAGCTCTCAACTAGTCGACAAGATGAGATGCGAGCAAGTGAAATTATTCCGAGCACCCTTTGAAACGAAAGCCACCAGTGGACTGTTGAATAATTCTTACAGGTGGGGAAGCCCTAGGGCTACTTGTCCTAACCAATTCTCCTGGTCCGAAGCTTTTCATGTCCCTCTCACCAAAGTCTCGAATGAAGCTTGCTATGGAGACTTCAAATCTTTAAG GGAAGTGATGACATGTTTTGCAGCAGCCATGTCGGAGCTGTCGAGGCTTCTAGCAGGGATCCTGACTGAAAATCTGGGCAACTGGAAACAAGCATCGATCAGCAACATATGCGACGAAACAACATGTTTCCTTCGCCTGAATCACTACCCAGCATGTCCAATATCTCCGGAGATTTTCGGTTTAGTGCCTCACACCGACAGCGATTTCCTAACGATTCTTTGCCAAGATCAAGTTGGAGGGCTTCAACTCATGAAAGACTCCAAATGGGTGACCGTCAAACCTAACAAAGATGCTCTTATAGTCAACATTGGGGACCTTTTCCAG GCATGGAGCAATGATGTTTACAAAAGCGTGGAACACAAG GGAATACAGAGAACAAGTTCAAGAAGATGTCAGAAAAACAGGGTACAAGGTTGGCCTTCCCAGGTTTCTACTTAA
- the LOC107918980 gene encoding gibberellin 2-beta-dioxygenase 6 isoform X1 encodes MVHSDSDPPLLNHYGTLLCHSTQWDEPQTRVTMEECQLPLINLCDLGSDDEMVRRACAAAICKASSEWGFFQVVNHGISSQLVDKMRCEQVKLFRAPFETKATSGLLNNSYRWGSPRATCPNQFSWSEAFHVPLTKVSNEACYGDFKSLREVMTCFAAAMSELSRLLAGILTENLGNWKQASISNICDETTCFLRLNHYPACPISPEIFGLVPHTDSDFLTILCQDQVGGLQLMKDSKWVTVKPNKDALIVNIGDLFQAWSNDVYKSVEHKVVSNATTDRYSIAYFLCPSYDSLIESFVKPSIYRRFTFREYREQVQEDVRKTGYKVGLPRFLLKGSEDLTTTTTESNTRLYIPSITAKS; translated from the exons ATGGTTCATTCAGATTCAGACCCACCTCTCCTTAACCATTATGGTACACTTTTATGCCACTCCACTCAATGGGATGAACCTCAAACCCGAGTTACCATGGAAGAATGCCAGCTTCCATTGATTAACTTGTGTGATTTAGGCAGTGACGACGAAATGGTTCGCCGAGCTTGTGCTGCCGCCATTTGCAAAGCATCATCGGAATGGGGCTTTTTCCAAGTGGTGAACCATGGCATTAGCTCTCAACTAGTCGACAAGATGAGATGCGAGCAAGTGAAATTATTCCGAGCACCCTTTGAAACGAAAGCCACCAGTGGACTGTTGAATAATTCTTACAGGTGGGGAAGCCCTAGGGCTACTTGTCCTAACCAATTCTCCTGGTCCGAAGCTTTTCATGTCCCTCTCACCAAAGTCTCGAATGAAGCTTGCTATGGAGACTTCAAATCTTTAAG GGAAGTGATGACATGTTTTGCAGCAGCCATGTCGGAGCTGTCGAGGCTTCTAGCAGGGATCCTGACTGAAAATCTGGGCAACTGGAAACAAGCATCGATCAGCAACATATGCGACGAAACAACATGTTTCCTTCGCCTGAATCACTACCCAGCATGTCCAATATCTCCGGAGATTTTCGGTTTAGTGCCTCACACCGACAGCGATTTCCTAACGATTCTTTGCCAAGATCAAGTTGGAGGGCTTCAACTCATGAAAGACTCCAAATGGGTGACCGTCAAACCTAACAAAGATGCTCTTATAGTCAACATTGGGGACCTTTTCCAG GCATGGAGCAATGATGTTTACAAAAGCGTGGAACACAAGGTGGTTTCCAATGCAACAACGGACAGATACTCCATAGCTTATTTCCTTTGCCCTTCTTACGATTCTTTGATCGAGAGCTTCGTAAAACCTTCCATTTACAGAAGATTTACTTTCAGGGAATACAGAGAACAAGTTCAAGAAGATGTCAGAAAAACAGGGTACAAGGTTGGCCTTCCCAGGTTTCTACTTAAGGGCTCCGAGGacttaacaacaacaacaacagagTCAAATACTAGACTATATATTCCAAGCATAACAGCCAAGAGCTAA